A region from the Wolbachia endosymbiont of Folsomia candida genome encodes:
- a CDS encoding SCO family protein translates to MLKFIRLSSNVLIALAVVFLSYCYFTNKGIFAPAATEVKIGGDFSLINQDGQIVQSSDIKDKYMMIFFGFSSCKRICPMNLGIISETLAKLDEKINDKLQTFFITVDPERDSVEKLKEFQQQFDHRIQMLTGEREKIDEVIAKYKVYASKVNGEEEINHSSIVYLIGPNKEYVTHFAADLDSDASQSDKILAEIKKYIN, encoded by the coding sequence ATGCTGAAGTTTATAAGATTGTCGTCTAATGTCCTAATAGCGTTAGCGGTTGTTTTTTTGAGTTATTGTTATTTCACTAACAAAGGTATATTTGCTCCAGCAGCAACAGAAGTTAAGATAGGTGGAGATTTTTCCTTAATTAACCAAGACGGGCAAATTGTGCAGAGTAGCGATATAAAGGATAAGTATATGATGATTTTCTTCGGATTTTCTTCATGTAAAAGAATTTGCCCTATGAATCTTGGTATAATTTCTGAAACACTGGCAAAATTGGATGAGAAAATTAACGATAAACTGCAAACATTTTTTATCACAGTTGACCCTGAGCGTGATAGCGTGGAAAAACTTAAAGAATTTCAGCAGCAATTTGACCATAGAATACAGATGCTGACTGGTGAAAGAGAAAAAATAGATGAAGTGATTGCAAAATATAAAGTATACGCCAGTAAAGTTAATGGAGAAGAGGAAATTAATCATTCTTCAATAGTCTACCTAATTGGTCCAAATAAAGAGTATGTTACACATTTTGCAGCTGATTTAGACTCAGATGCAAGTCAATCTGATAAGATCCTTGCTGAGATAAAAAAATATATAAACTGA
- a CDS encoding integrase core domain-containing protein produces the protein MRELGMRRNTEDKTLERNYQSKWRFLIKEYEQTKAKKHPFYRFVGDFYHANGINRQTFCKYYNRYRNSGLEKEFLPRKRGPRWESRRTDIEIEKAVIEERKKGINKYEICAILAKKLGNKTPSPSGIYNIIKRAGMNKLSTKEKEVKRKIIREKAGELAHIDCHYLSKDMIINESKRYYLVCVIDDASRIAWAEVLENIQSLNVMFAVLRCFNYIKQSYSIQFKEVMTDNGPEFASRSNLDGHPFERMLVEIGLKHLYTRPYRPQTNGKVERFWRTLNDDLIEGTTFETVQEFKDELFRYLIYYNEHRPHQALGGITPLSFLQNLSMN, from the coding sequence TTGAGGGAGTTAGGTATGAGAAGAAACACAGAAGATAAAACTTTAGAGAGAAATTACCAAAGTAAATGGAGATTTTTGATCAAAGAATATGAGCAAACAAAGGCAAAAAAGCATCCATTTTATAGATTTGTAGGCGATTTTTATCACGCTAATGGAATCAACAGACAAACATTCTGTAAATATTATAATAGGTATAGAAATAGCGGATTAGAAAAAGAGTTTTTACCAAGAAAAAGAGGTCCAAGATGGGAAAGTAGAAGAACAGATATTGAAATAGAAAAAGCAGTTATAGAGGAGCGGAAAAAAGGGATAAATAAATATGAAATTTGTGCTATACTAGCAAAAAAGTTGGGCAACAAAACACCTTCTCCATCTGGTATATATAATATTATTAAGAGAGCCGGCATGAATAAGTTGAGCACAAAAGAAAAAGAGGTGAAGAGAAAGATAATCAGGGAAAAAGCTGGAGAACTGGCGCATATAGACTGTCATTATTTGAGTAAAGATATGATAATAAATGAGAGCAAAAGATACTATTTAGTGTGTGTAATAGACGATGCAAGCCGTATAGCATGGGCAGAAGTTTTAGAAAATATTCAGAGTCTGAATGTAATGTTTGCAGTGCTCAGATGTTTTAATTATATAAAGCAAAGTTACAGTATTCAGTTCAAAGAAGTAATGACAGACAATGGACCAGAGTTTGCATCAAGAAGTAATTTGGATGGACATCCATTTGAAAGAATGTTAGTTGAAATTGGCTTAAAGCATTTATATACAAGGCCATATAGACCACAAACAAATGGAAAAGTAGAGCGCTTTTGGCGGACTTTAAATGATGATTTGATTGAGGGAACAACGTTTGAGACCGTTCAAGAATTTAAGGATGAATTGTTTAGATATTTAATTTATTACAATGAACACAGGCCGCATCAAGCTCTTGGAGGTATTACTCCTTTGAGCTTTTTGCAAAATTTGTCAATGAATTAG
- a CDS encoding IS5 family transposase translates to MPVKMKVSNQSEYNKFLQERGNIFHYINDAIENWHENRPKVAGGNNIYTDKVVILVHIITYLFRIGLRQTVGFIKGYLEQIGKSLQVISYSQASRRFKKLNIKINDNRVDKNNMENIEIAIDSTGIGIYNTTAGHNKKNNEVRQYRGREQARKMHVMLDISSKKVMDLKYTELYYPDHWAASKLMKNDYGKIETLYADGAYDRAMIYQQCYKLRIKTKIPPKIDAVEHQNLDYMAQRNTAVRLIRSFDGDTIEKIKQWKKEVGYGKRSYIEAFFSRLKQIFGFSFRNKSEVNREKELLLKCYLLNKFTDIGMAKFQVAS, encoded by the coding sequence ATGCCAGTCAAAATGAAAGTCAGTAACCAAAGTGAATATAACAAATTTCTTCAAGAAAGGGGAAATATTTTTCATTACATCAACGACGCCATTGAAAATTGGCACGAAAATAGACCAAAAGTAGCAGGTGGCAATAATATTTACACCGATAAAGTTGTGATTTTAGTTCATATAATAACTTATCTATTTAGGATTGGCCTGAGGCAAACGGTAGGATTTATAAAAGGATACCTCGAGCAAATAGGAAAAAGCCTACAAGTCATCAGCTATTCACAGGCCTCAAGAAGATTTAAAAAACTGAATATTAAGATTAATGACAACAGGGTTGATAAAAATAATATGGAAAATATTGAAATTGCTATAGATAGCACTGGTATTGGCATCTATAACACTACTGCTGGCCATAACAAAAAAAATAATGAAGTGAGACAATACAGAGGGAGAGAACAAGCAAGAAAAATGCATGTAATGTTAGATATAAGCAGCAAAAAAGTTATGGATTTAAAATACACTGAACTATATTATCCTGACCACTGGGCAGCTAGTAAGCTGATGAAAAATGATTATGGTAAAATAGAAACGTTATATGCAGATGGTGCATATGACAGAGCCATGATTTATCAGCAATGTTACAAGCTTAGAATAAAAACGAAAATACCACCAAAAATTGATGCAGTAGAGCATCAGAATTTGGATTATATGGCCCAAAGAAATACTGCAGTTAGGTTAATAAGATCGTTTGATGGAGATACAATAGAGAAAATAAAGCAATGGAAAAAGGAGGTAGGATATGGAAAAAGATCCTACATAGAAGCATTCTTTTCGCGATTAAAGCAAATATTTGGGTTTAGTTTTAGGAATAAATCTGAGGTTAATCGTGAGAAGGAACTGCTACTCAAGTGCTATTTGCTGAATAAATTTACTGATATAGGTATGGCTAAATTTCAGGTAGCCTCATGA
- the rnhA gene encoding ribonuclease HI, translated as MNKKEVTIYTDGACSGNPGAGGWAAILLFQDNRKDVYGREENTTNNKMELTAVINGLKSLKTSCNISLYTDSLYIKNGITEWINKWKVNGWKTSNKKPVKNMELWKELDHVASQHKINWKWVRAHNGDQYNEEADSLARKAIIDA; from the coding sequence ATGAATAAGAAAGAAGTTACAATATATACAGATGGAGCGTGTTCTGGTAATCCTGGAGCAGGAGGATGGGCAGCTATTTTATTATTTCAGGATAACAGAAAAGATGTATATGGTAGAGAAGAAAACACTACAAATAATAAAATGGAGTTAACAGCTGTGATCAATGGACTGAAATCGTTAAAAACTTCTTGTAACATTAGTCTATATACAGATAGCCTATATATTAAGAATGGCATAACAGAGTGGATAAATAAGTGGAAGGTAAATGGTTGGAAAACGAGTAATAAAAAACCGGTAAAAAATATGGAATTGTGGAAAGAGTTAGATCACGTTGCTTCACAACACAAAATTAATTGGAAGTGGGTTAGAGCACATAATGGTGATCAATATAATGAGGAGGCTGATAGTTTAGCGAGAAAAGCAATAATCGATGCTTAA
- a CDS encoding AsmA-like C-terminal domain-containing protein, whose amino-acid sequence MLKKIIILFSILLPFIFCLFIFFKGEDALEINISYIDFYVKNKISKIFEGSDVNAENTSVIWQKDAKDPYLIVTDLVIINPDFTIKIPKLFVHFKLSSLFKANTNFSQVLADNIHVYTRPTTIIPGRDQQKEEVWITSSQATQMTSAYIREFFFGLNAGSKIEFTNIAINKGTEGEFFVDKLYIGKREDSNVLDINIQTKDKKRLLDDLSITIKNRNNLLNIYGTFYDLKLGLFSELSTLVKSYNLDENIGFKGNFSLKINEKNEIIDGNIYVLNTESKDLIPNSVNINLIYSNKIISVKNFHFKLKDTYLSLIGKMNFNTNHALMRVNISKIAAKDLCVYVPGGVVNDEFKSWYCDNIDGNILNTIISFNGKINNLIDDDLSDVIIVADIENGSVKFDEDFEQVKELNGELILKNNNLKIAVNSAKFQNFTINNSDIEMNSLNKENSVLTINGKAVSDAYALYEPIKFKLDDVITTERDKVSGMAKSVFNFRIFNLNADDKKVDFSADFHSEIDDLTIYNASLGEYDIKLNFGSDFIDLNGSGMVNNTQLLFDLKSSNKNERFAWNLIGDLPSKIFNLDEGISGYVNANIESVINQDRTGHINGNIDLSELESHSSYLGWKNHFEDHNKVAFAVKLKGKDKLSLDQLDVTGSDLDIKLSGKAENGNLYLNSSNFQLPDNDFSIEVKSDKEKNTITIHGEKINLSDILDLLTKSNGRSSGDIEVDVKVDNVIMKEGIIIKDAKLNITCIKGDCNGSQFTGQFLEDKSNILAEYSGIGLEIYSDNSGMLLRSFGISKSFKNGKLSFYLSPQRKGKEHYGMLSISNFYIKDAPLLTTLLSMSSLPGIVNAIKNEGVYFYKCNAPFSYKDGTIKIEESWLEGAELGISTRGTLDIKGYKFQVEGQVIPAYSINKSLLRIPIIGKLLTGGKSRGIVSIDYKASGDDKNSSVFVDFISSLTPSLLKRVLGVFDRIMTKTNKTIASYIPG is encoded by the coding sequence ATGCTTAAAAAAATCATTATATTATTTTCTATACTTTTACCTTTCATATTCTGCCTTTTTATTTTTTTTAAAGGTGAAGATGCTTTAGAAATAAATATTAGCTATATTGATTTTTATGTAAAGAATAAAATATCGAAAATATTTGAGGGCTCAGATGTTAATGCAGAGAACACTTCTGTTATTTGGCAGAAAGATGCGAAAGATCCATATTTAATCGTTACAGATTTGGTGATAATAAATCCTGATTTTACTATAAAAATTCCTAAGCTTTTTGTACATTTTAAGTTAAGTTCCTTATTTAAAGCTAACACAAATTTCTCTCAAGTTTTAGCTGACAACATTCATGTATATACGCGACCAACTACTATAATTCCTGGACGTGACCAGCAAAAAGAAGAAGTATGGATCACAAGTAGTCAAGCTACTCAAATGACATCTGCTTATATTAGAGAGTTCTTTTTTGGCTTAAATGCAGGGTCAAAAATTGAATTTACTAACATTGCAATCAATAAAGGTACGGAAGGTGAATTTTTTGTCGATAAATTATATATAGGCAAGAGAGAAGATTCTAATGTTTTAGACATCAATATTCAAACAAAAGATAAAAAAAGATTGCTGGATGATTTATCCATTACTATAAAAAATCGCAATAATTTACTAAATATATATGGGACATTTTATGACCTAAAATTGGGACTATTTAGCGAATTATCTACATTAGTAAAAAGTTACAATTTGGATGAAAATATAGGATTTAAAGGAAATTTTTCACTGAAAATTAATGAAAAGAATGAGATCATAGATGGGAATATATATGTATTAAATACAGAAAGTAAGGACTTGATTCCAAATAGCGTAAATATAAATTTAATATATAGTAACAAAATTATTAGCGTAAAAAACTTCCATTTCAAGCTAAAAGACACGTATCTCTCTTTGATTGGTAAAATGAACTTTAATACTAATCATGCCTTAATGAGAGTGAATATTAGCAAAATTGCTGCAAAAGACTTATGTGTTTATGTACCGGGTGGCGTAGTAAATGATGAATTTAAGAGTTGGTATTGTGACAATATTGATGGAAATATTTTAAACACAATTATAAGTTTCAATGGTAAAATTAATAATTTAATTGATGATGATTTATCAGATGTCATAATTGTTGCTGATATAGAAAATGGCAGCGTAAAATTTGACGAAGATTTTGAACAAGTTAAGGAATTAAATGGTGAATTGATTCTCAAGAATAACAATCTTAAAATTGCTGTGAATAGTGCTAAATTTCAGAATTTTACTATTAATAATAGCGATATTGAAATGAACTCTCTCAATAAGGAGAATTCAGTCTTAACCATTAATGGCAAAGCTGTAAGTGATGCTTATGCTTTATACGAGCCTATAAAATTTAAGCTAGATGACGTTATCACGACCGAAAGAGATAAAGTGAGTGGAATGGCAAAATCTGTATTCAATTTTCGAATTTTCAATCTAAATGCTGACGACAAAAAAGTAGATTTTTCAGCCGATTTCCACTCTGAAATTGATGATTTAACTATTTATAATGCAAGTCTTGGTGAATATGATATTAAGCTTAATTTTGGTAGTGATTTTATAGATTTAAATGGTAGCGGGATGGTGAATAATACACAACTGCTATTTGACCTAAAAAGCAGCAATAAAAATGAGCGTTTTGCCTGGAATTTGATAGGAGATTTACCTTCGAAAATATTTAACCTTGATGAAGGCATTAGTGGTTATGTGAACGCAAATATAGAATCAGTTATAAATCAAGACAGAACTGGGCATATTAATGGTAATATAGATTTATCGGAGCTAGAATCACACTCAAGTTATTTAGGATGGAAAAATCATTTTGAAGATCACAATAAAGTTGCATTTGCTGTAAAGTTGAAAGGTAAGGATAAATTATCACTGGATCAGCTAGATGTTACGGGAAGTGATTTAGATATAAAATTGAGTGGAAAAGCAGAAAATGGAAATCTATATTTAAACTCTAGTAATTTTCAACTACCGGATAATGATTTTAGTATAGAGGTTAAGTCTGATAAAGAAAAAAATACCATAACCATTCACGGCGAGAAAATTAACTTGAGCGATATTTTGGATTTACTTACAAAAAGTAATGGTCGATCAAGCGGTGACATAGAAGTCGATGTGAAGGTTGACAATGTAATTATGAAAGAAGGGATTATTATCAAAGATGCTAAGCTAAATATTACATGTATTAAAGGTGATTGTAATGGAAGTCAATTTACTGGGCAGTTCTTGGAAGATAAAAGCAATATACTAGCGGAATATAGTGGAATAGGGCTAGAGATATATTCTGATAATTCAGGGATGCTCTTGCGTTCCTTTGGCATTAGTAAATCGTTTAAAAACGGTAAACTGTCTTTTTATCTATCCCCTCAAAGAAAAGGTAAAGAGCATTATGGCATGTTATCTATTAGTAATTTTTATATCAAAGATGCTCCACTACTTACTACTTTATTATCGATGTCTTCACTTCCTGGTATTGTAAATGCTATAAAAAACGAAGGTGTATACTTTTATAAATGTAATGCACCTTTTTCATATAAAGATGGCACTATTAAAATTGAAGAATCTTGGCTTGAAGGGGCAGAGTTAGGCATTAGCACCCGTGGTACGCTTGATATTAAAGGTTATAAATTTCAGGTTGAAGGGCAGGTAATACCAGCATATTCAATTAATAAGTCTCTGCTCAGGATACCAATAATTGGAAAACTTCTTACAGGTGGAAAAAGCAGAGGGATTGTCTCAATAGACTATAAAGCAAGTGGTGATGATAAAAACAGCAGCGTATTTGTTGATTTTATCTCTTCGCTAACACCAAGCCTATTAAAAAGAGTGCTTGGAGTATTTGATCGCATTATGACAAAAACTAATAAAACTATAGCAAGTTATATACCTGGGTAG
- a CDS encoding GNAT family N-acetyltransferase, with protein sequence MNEVITFKKLAKEHFPLLLKWLEALHVKKWWSKNIKWTPELIEKKYGNYIKGFKRLELATEVIEKPIYAFIITINGVDAGYIQCYDQEDFPPEKGYDTSWIPKGSTAVIDWYIGEPNYLGQGISSEVLNLFLGAFVFKVFDDAFVDPDTRNILAVHVYEKIGFRKLRDVCGVTFMVKNRGW encoded by the coding sequence ATGAATGAAGTCATCACTTTTAAAAAACTAGCTAAAGAACATTTCCCACTTTTATTAAAATGGTTAGAAGCACTTCATGTGAAAAAGTGGTGGAGCAAAAACATAAAATGGACACCAGAGTTAATTGAGAAAAAATATGGTAATTACATTAAAGGATTTAAACGTTTGGAACTTGCAACAGAAGTAATTGAAAAACCAATATATGCTTTTATTATCACTATTAATGGAGTTGATGCTGGTTATATTCAATGTTATGACCAGGAGGATTTTCCACCTGAAAAAGGCTATGATACTTCGTGGATTCCAAAAGGCAGCACTGCTGTTATAGATTGGTATATTGGAGAGCCGAATTATTTAGGTCAAGGAATTAGTTCAGAAGTTTTGAATTTGTTTTTAGGTGCATTTGTCTTTAAAGTTTTTGACGATGCATTTGTTGATCCTGACACAAGAAATATTCTTGCAGTTCACGTTTACGAGAAAATTGGCTTTAGAAAACTCAGGGACGTTTGTGGCGTAACTTTTATGGTCAAGAATCGCGGATGGTAA
- a CDS encoding ankyrin repeat domain-containing protein: MPRDLIKLVASIICNPELAESEKVTQLESILERDSNIVHAKISKAIWNSVITPEYQYYDNSTLLHFATRWNYTEIIRLLIKKGADVDTIDKHGNTPLHNAALNDKKEVAELLVIHGASILKKNLYGHTPLRKAALYSHEAMVKLLLEKAYGIDALAIYEFVTIMHHPKLTEDKKIKQLRLILDKNPNIIDARVSCDISESVTSDHGKYEDHTTLLHIAAICGYTKVAELLIDQGADVNDIDKKGNTPLHNATLNGKTEVAELLLERGANIESGTICGYTPLHIAASHNSSSAMVKLLLDKGADVNACTDKGKTVLELARSSIIRIYCPHNTDYQAMVNILEKAAQPRSNVNETVIKRLQQLSLQPRSHISKTVIERLQEILRR, encoded by the coding sequence ATGCCAAGAGATTTGATAAAACTTGTTGCAAGCATTATTTGCAATCCAGAACTTGCAGAAAGTGAAAAAGTTACACAGCTAGAATCTATTTTAGAAAGAGATTCTAATATTGTTCATGCTAAAATTAGCAAGGCTATATGGAACTCAGTAATAACGCCTGAGTATCAATATTATGATAATTCAACTTTACTTCACTTTGCTACTCGATGGAATTACACAGAAATTATACGATTATTGATCAAGAAAGGTGCTGATGTTGACACTATAGACAAACATGGAAACACACCACTTCATAACGCTGCCTTAAACGATAAGAAAGAAGTGGCTGAGTTACTTGTAATACATGGGGCATCAATATTGAAAAAAAACCTTTATGGTCATACACCACTTCGTAAAGCTGCATTATATTCTCATGAAGCAATGGTAAAGCTACTGTTAGAAAAAGCATATGGTATTGATGCTCTAGCTATTTATGAATTTGTAACTATTATGCACCACCCAAAACTTACAGAGGACAAAAAAATAAAACAACTCAGACTTATTTTAGATAAAAATCCTAATATTATTGACGCTAGAGTTAGTTGTGATATATCGGAATCAGTAACTTCTGATCATGGTAAATATGAGGATCATACAACTTTGCTTCATATTGCTGCTATATGTGGTTATACGAAAGTTGCCGAATTATTGATCGATCAAGGTGCTGATGTTAATGATATAGATAAAAAAGGAAATACACCACTTCACAACGCTACCTTAAATGGTAAGACAGAAGTTGCTGAGCTTCTTTTAGAACGTGGAGCAAATATTGAAAGTGGAACAATTTGCGGCTATACACCACTTCATATAGCTGCTTCGCATAATAGTAGTTCAGCAATGGTAAAGCTATTATTAGACAAAGGTGCTGATGTTAATGCTTGCACAGATAAAGGCAAAACAGTTTTGGAGCTTGCTAGATCAAGTATTATTAGAATTTACTGCCCTCACAATACTGATTATCAAGCAATGGTTAATATACTAGAAAAAGCAGCTCAGCCACGAAGCAATGTTAACGAAACAGTAATAAAAAGGTTGCAACAACTATCACTTCAGCCACGAAGTCATATTAGCAAAACAGTAATAGAAAGGCTTCAAGAAATATTACGTAGGTAA
- a CDS encoding lysophospholipid acyltransferase family protein: MISGLLFNFFLILWEVFYTFITLPVLFFPARVITIFLSFSVRVVLLMLRLLCGVKYEVRGMENIPKQPFIIASKHQSPFETFIFILLFKGAVFVLKRELKWIPFIGLHLMALKMIFINRSDGISSIRHIIKLAKMRIKENRSIIIFPEGTRTTAKQNTKYQSGIAALYSVLSVPVLPVALNTGLFWPKNILSLSKNSGKAIIEILPPIYPGLNKDDFLQTLEKTIEEKSRQIS, translated from the coding sequence GTGATTTCAGGCCTTTTATTTAATTTCTTTCTTATATTATGGGAGGTATTCTATACTTTTATTACTCTCCCTGTGCTCTTCTTTCCTGCACGTGTAATAACTATTTTCCTTTCCTTCTCAGTAAGAGTCGTATTGCTCATGCTTCGTTTATTATGTGGAGTTAAATATGAAGTTAGAGGAATGGAAAATATTCCAAAGCAGCCTTTTATCATTGCATCTAAACACCAATCCCCTTTTGAAACATTTATTTTTATACTGCTATTTAAAGGAGCGGTTTTTGTTTTAAAGCGTGAGTTGAAATGGATTCCATTTATTGGTTTACATCTCATGGCACTAAAAATGATTTTCATCAATCGCTCAGATGGCATTAGCTCTATACGTCACATAATCAAATTGGCAAAAATGCGTATAAAAGAAAATAGAAGCATAATAATATTCCCAGAAGGTACAAGAACAACTGCAAAACAAAATACAAAATATCAATCAGGTATTGCTGCTTTATATAGCGTATTATCTGTTCCTGTGCTACCCGTAGCTTTGAATACTGGTTTATTCTGGCCAAAAAATATACTCTCCTTGAGCAAGAATTCCGGAAAGGCAATAATAGAAATCCTTCCTCCAATATATCCAGGACTAAATAAAGATGATTTTTTGCAAACTTTAGAAAAAACCATTGAAGAAAAAAGTCGTCAGATCTCATAG
- a CDS encoding tyrosine recombinase yields MKNEQSKNKKENFYITYYIDALASERSATQNTLESYCSDLHQLEEFLSKSGTTLVAANKTNIKDYVKFLCTEKNYKSSSISRKISAMKNFYKCLFQDGVIDFNPAPANDDELKNPKFSRPLPKYLSVKEIFLLMDTVRKLANESNKEIGNKRLCAILDILYSSGMRISELINMKIHEVSHIIKSSDKECYIIIKGKSGKERQILFNEQALKSLKNYLSVRENLVANGKESDWLFPGDKFNKPITRQRIGQLLKELAKKCNIDTKNISPHVIRHSFATHLLDSGANIVLIQKVLGHTNLSTTQIYTHVANEKLKEKLSDSHPITQMINNETC; encoded by the coding sequence ATGAAAAATGAACAGTCGAAAAATAAGAAAGAAAATTTTTATATCACATATTACATAGATGCTTTGGCTTCAGAGAGGTCTGCTACACAAAATACTTTAGAAAGTTATTGTTCAGACTTACACCAGCTTGAAGAATTTTTATCAAAAAGTGGTACTACTTTGGTTGCCGCAAATAAAACAAATATTAAAGATTACGTGAAATTTCTATGTACAGAAAAAAATTATAAAAGCAGCTCTATATCAAGGAAAATATCTGCAATGAAAAATTTTTATAAGTGCTTATTTCAGGATGGAGTAATAGATTTTAACCCAGCACCAGCTAATGACGATGAATTAAAAAATCCGAAATTTTCTCGCCCTTTGCCAAAGTATTTAAGCGTGAAAGAGATATTTTTGCTAATGGATACAGTTAGAAAATTAGCAAATGAATCAAATAAAGAAATAGGTAATAAAAGGCTATGTGCTATTTTAGACATCCTTTACTCTTCTGGTATGCGTATTTCTGAGCTTATTAATATGAAGATACATGAAGTGTCACATATAATAAAGAGTAGTGACAAAGAGTGCTACATAATAATAAAAGGAAAGAGTGGTAAGGAAAGGCAAATCCTTTTTAATGAACAAGCGCTAAAAAGTCTCAAGAATTATTTATCAGTACGTGAAAATCTTGTTGCTAATGGCAAGGAATCAGATTGGCTATTTCCAGGTGATAAATTTAATAAACCAATTACAAGACAAAGAATTGGTCAATTACTTAAGGAATTAGCAAAAAAATGCAATATCGATACGAAGAATATCTCTCCACATGTGATAAGGCACTCTTTTGCTACTCATCTTCTGGACAGCGGAGCAAATATTGTGTTGATACAGAAGGTTCTTGGGCACACTAACCTTTCTACAACGCAAATATACACTCACGTTGCTAATGAAAAGTTAAAGGAAAAATTATCTGATTCGCATCCTATCACTCAGATGATCAATAATGAAACTTGTTGA
- a CDS encoding DnaA ATPase domain-containing protein, whose protein sequence is MQLNLFNNNQVDYSQQNFIILDENRDIYHSVVDDLSWKCMILFGPKSSGKTHLAHIWQSVNNAIFINVNNFVSEIRYSDAFILEDIQNIKDETMLLHCYNYMKENNKRLLMTSSILPKKLNFKLRDLSSRILATITLKISPASEELLRIMLIKRFSDKQLKIDLKVINYILARIERSFYSVNKIIEKIDSESMGSNITIPFISTLLKRA, encoded by the coding sequence GTGCAATTAAATTTATTTAATAATAATCAAGTTGATTATTCTCAGCAAAATTTTATTATCTTGGATGAAAATAGGGACATATATCATTCGGTAGTTGATGATTTGTCTTGGAAGTGTATGATTCTTTTTGGGCCTAAAAGTTCAGGTAAAACTCACCTTGCACATATTTGGCAATCAGTAAATAATGCAATTTTTATCAATGTGAATAATTTTGTAAGCGAGATTAGGTATAGCGATGCTTTCATTTTAGAAGATATACAAAATATTAAAGATGAAACAATGTTATTACACTGTTATAATTATATGAAAGAAAATAATAAGAGGTTGCTCATGACTTCTTCAATCTTGCCAAAAAAGCTTAATTTTAAGCTAAGAGACTTAAGTTCTAGAATATTAGCAACTATTACATTAAAAATTTCACCTGCAAGTGAGGAATTATTAAGAATTATGCTGATAAAACGATTTTCGGATAAACAGTTAAAAATTGATTTAAAAGTGATTAATTACATTTTAGCAAGAATAGAGCGTTCTTTTTATAGTGTTAATAAGATTATAGAGAAAATAGACAGTGAATCTATGGGATCAAATATTACAATTCCGTTTATTAGTACTTTGTTAAAAAGAGCGTAA